From Camelus dromedarius isolate mCamDro1 chromosome 12, mCamDro1.pat, whole genome shotgun sequence, the proteins below share one genomic window:
- the LOC135322656 gene encoding cytochrome b-c1 complex subunit 8-like, with protein MGREFVHLTQMRHVITYSLSPFKQRAFPNYFSKGIPDVLRRTRACILHIAPPFVAFYLVYTWGTQEFERSKRENPATYENDK; from the coding sequence ATGGGCCGCGAGTTTGTGCACCTGACGCAGATGCGGCATGTGATCACCTACAGCCTGTCGCCCTTCAAGCAGCGCGCCTTCCCGAACTACTTCAGCAAGGGCATCCCCGACGTGCTGCGCCGCACTCGGGCGTGCATCCTTCACATTGCGCCACCGTTTGTAGCGTTTTACCTTGTCTACACGTGGGGAACCCAAGAGTTTGAGAGATCCAAAAGGGAGAATCCAGCTACCTATGAAAATGACAAATGA